The Niastella koreensis GR20-10 genome includes a window with the following:
- the hutU gene encoding urocanate hydratase — MTPATKHYDAIKYKTPTGSQLTCKGWIQEAALRMLLNNLDPAVAERPDDLIVYGGRGKAARNFEALDLIIRSLKDLNDNETLLIQSGKPVGILQTHVNAPRVLISNSQLVPKWATWQHFDELERKGLMMYGQMTAGSWIYIGSQGIVQGTYETYSAAADKHFGGTLKGTLNVTAGLGGMGGAQPLAITMNEGVALIAEVEEWRIDKRIETKYLDVKMTSIDAAIDRALQAKEKGEILSIGVLCNAVELLERLVERNIVPDTLTDQTSAHDPLIGYWPHEISYEQAKVLRAQNPEQYIYYAYNSMCRHVELMLALQQKGAITFDYGNNIRACAQEKGLQNAFDFPGFVPAYIRPLFCEGKGPFRWAALSGDPNDISVTDEVISNLFPENKSLQRWLKLAKEKIAFQGLPARICWLGQGEREKAGLAFNELVRTGKVKAPIVIGRDHLDTGSVASPNRETESMLDGSDAVADWPILNALVNTAGGASWVSLHHGGGVGMGYSIHAGMVIVADGTSDAEQRLARVLRNDPGMGVIRHADAGYDLAKETSNKFDLDLNKRFHK, encoded by the coding sequence ATGACACCTGCTACAAAACACTATGATGCCATAAAATATAAAACCCCAACGGGTTCACAACTTACCTGCAAAGGCTGGATCCAGGAAGCCGCCTTGCGCATGTTGTTAAACAACCTTGACCCCGCAGTGGCCGAACGCCCCGATGACCTGATCGTTTATGGCGGTCGTGGAAAAGCAGCCCGCAATTTTGAGGCGCTCGATCTCATCATCCGGTCGTTAAAAGACCTGAATGACAATGAGACCTTACTGATACAAAGTGGCAAACCGGTGGGCATTTTACAAACACATGTGAATGCACCCCGCGTGTTGATCTCCAACTCGCAACTGGTGCCTAAATGGGCCACCTGGCAGCATTTTGACGAACTGGAAAGAAAAGGGTTGATGATGTACGGACAAATGACTGCCGGTTCATGGATCTACATCGGCAGCCAGGGCATTGTACAGGGAACGTATGAAACCTATTCGGCAGCAGCCGATAAACATTTCGGCGGTACTTTAAAAGGAACGTTGAATGTAACAGCCGGACTGGGTGGCATGGGTGGTGCTCAACCTTTAGCAATTACCATGAATGAAGGAGTAGCATTGATTGCAGAAGTGGAAGAATGGCGAATAGATAAACGCATCGAAACAAAGTACCTCGATGTAAAAATGACAAGTATTGATGCGGCAATCGATCGCGCGCTGCAGGCAAAAGAAAAAGGAGAAATACTATCAATCGGGGTGTTATGCAACGCTGTTGAATTATTAGAACGCCTGGTTGAAAGAAATATTGTGCCTGATACACTTACAGATCAAACCTCGGCCCATGATCCGTTGATAGGATACTGGCCGCATGAAATTTCCTATGAGCAGGCAAAGGTTTTACGAGCGCAAAACCCCGAGCAATATATTTATTACGCCTACAACAGCATGTGCCGCCATGTGGAGTTGATGTTGGCCCTGCAACAAAAAGGTGCCATCACTTTCGATTATGGCAATAACATCCGCGCCTGCGCACAGGAGAAAGGATTGCAGAATGCCTTTGATTTTCCGGGTTTTGTGCCGGCTTATATCCGTCCACTGTTTTGTGAGGGCAAAGGTCCTTTCCGCTGGGCAGCTTTGAGCGGCGACCCAAACGACATTTCCGTCACCGACGAAGTTATTAGCAATTTGTTCCCTGAAAATAAATCACTGCAACGCTGGCTGAAGCTGGCCAAAGAAAAGATCGCCTTCCAGGGATTGCCGGCGCGTATTTGCTGGCTGGGCCAGGGTGAAAGAGAAAAAGCAGGATTGGCATTTAATGAGTTAGTAAGAACCGGAAAAGTAAAAGCGCCTATTGTTATTGGCCGCGATCACCTGGACACCGGATCCGTGGCATCGCCCAATCGCGAAACAGAATCCATGCTCGATGGCAGCGATGCCGTGGCTGACTGGCCCATTCTGAATGCACTGGTGAATACTGCCGGCGGCGCCAGCTGGGTAAGTTTGCATCATGGCGGCGGAGTGGGAATGGGGTATAGTATTCATGCGGGGATGGTGATCGTAGCAGACGGAACTTCCGATGCAGAACAACGACTGGCAAGGGTATTAAGAAACGATCCGGGCATGGGAGTTATACGACATGCAGATGCCGGATATGACCTCGCAAAAGAAACTTCAAATAAATTTGACCTTGATTTGAATAAACGCTTTCATAAATAA
- the hutH gene encoding histidine ammonia-lyase translates to MQQEFFYGIDQLTIGSALAIAGGKTNGVLNKTAIANIQKSQQHVQEIVATNRTVYGVNTGFGVLANKPVSEEDTRILQHKILQSHSVGVGAPIPVEVAKLMLITKVHALARGYSGAQLVTLQRIIWHIEQDVIPVVPEKGSVGASGDLAPLAHLFLPLIGLGEVFYKGARHRSQDILKQFGLAPIQLGPKEGLALINGTQFILSFAVKAVQRMHYCLEAADIIGAMSLEALTGTKAPFDERLHRLRPFAGNTLVAQRLRLLLHQSDIMQSHVDCGRVQDPYSLRCMPQVHGASRNAWLHLKELTEIELNSVTDNPIILSADDTISGGNFHGQPLALPLDYACIAAAEAGNISDRRCYLLLEGKWGLPMLLMKNVGLNSGFMIPQYTTAALVTENKTLCFPASADSIPTSLGQEDHVSMGSISGRKLNQVLDNLEFILAIELLSACQAIEFRRPLKSSEILESAHDYVRQFVGFAEEDRIFADDIDQIKQLISNFSFVEHCNAFATKKKVHLNTGYEAFGL, encoded by the coding sequence ATGCAACAGGAGTTTTTTTACGGGATCGATCAATTAACAATTGGCAGTGCGCTGGCCATTGCCGGTGGTAAAACCAATGGCGTGCTGAATAAAACTGCCATTGCCAATATTCAAAAAAGCCAGCAGCACGTACAGGAAATAGTAGCAACCAACCGAACCGTGTATGGCGTTAATACAGGTTTTGGCGTGCTGGCCAACAAACCTGTTTCGGAAGAGGATACCCGTATTTTACAACATAAGATCTTACAAAGCCACAGCGTAGGGGTAGGAGCACCCATTCCGGTTGAAGTAGCCAAACTAATGCTCATTACCAAAGTGCACGCACTGGCGCGTGGGTATTCAGGCGCCCAGTTAGTCACGCTGCAACGCATCATCTGGCATATTGAACAGGATGTTATTCCCGTAGTACCGGAAAAAGGAAGCGTGGGCGCTTCCGGCGATCTGGCCCCGCTGGCGCATTTGTTCCTGCCATTGATCGGACTGGGAGAAGTTTTTTATAAAGGAGCAAGACACCGGTCGCAGGATATTTTAAAACAATTTGGCCTGGCGCCCATACAACTGGGGCCCAAGGAAGGATTGGCCCTGATAAACGGCACCCAGTTCATTTTATCGTTTGCAGTAAAAGCAGTACAGCGCATGCATTACTGCCTGGAAGCTGCAGACATCATTGGCGCTATGAGCCTGGAAGCACTCACCGGCACCAAGGCACCGTTTGATGAACGCCTGCACCGGCTGCGCCCATTTGCCGGCAATACATTGGTAGCCCAACGGCTGCGTTTGTTATTGCACCAAAGCGACATCATGCAAAGCCATGTTGATTGTGGCCGCGTACAGGACCCGTACAGTTTGCGTTGTATGCCGCAGGTACATGGCGCCAGCCGCAATGCCTGGTTGCACCTGAAAGAACTCACCGAAATTGAATTGAACTCGGTAACAGATAATCCCATCATCTTAAGCGCCGACGATACCATCAGCGGCGGTAATTTTCATGGCCAGCCACTGGCATTGCCACTCGACTATGCCTGTATAGCCGCTGCAGAGGCAGGCAACATCTCCGACCGCCGGTGTTACCTGTTGCTGGAAGGCAAATGGGGACTGCCCATGTTGCTGATGAAAAATGTGGGTTTGAACAGTGGGTTCATGATCCCGCAATACACTACGGCCGCACTGGTAACAGAAAATAAAACCCTTTGTTTTCCTGCCAGCGCCGACAGCATTCCCACCTCGCTGGGCCAGGAAGACCATGTGAGCATGGGCAGCATCAGCGGCCGCAAGCTGAACCAGGTGCTGGACAATCTTGAATTCATTCTGGCCATTGAATTATTAAGCGCCTGCCAGGCCATTGAATTCAGGCGGCCATTAAAAAGCAGCGAGATCCTGGAATCGGCCCATGATTATGTACGGCAGTTTGTAGGCTTTGCCGAGGAGGACCGCATTTTTGCCGATGACATCGACCAGATAAAACAACTCATCAGTAACTTTTCGTTTGTGGAGCATTGTAACGCTTTCGCCACAAAGAAAAAGGTACATTTAAATACAGGATACGAGGCCTTCGGGTTGTAA
- a CDS encoding MarR family winged helix-turn-helix transcriptional regulator produces the protein MSFYESLGFLVFGSRLRRLSEAFLADVNKIYASHDLSFDAAWFPVFYILSRQETVSIRDISDELGISHSAVSQLVSSLQQKGLIKTATADDDARKKVVAFTTKGKKLQQQVQPVWDALQQAMEALVQEGKHSKTILTAISEIEQGLQNESVFNRVQSMLPHK, from the coding sequence ATGAGCTTTTACGAATCACTGGGATTTCTGGTTTTTGGCAGCCGGTTGCGCAGGCTGAGTGAAGCATTTCTGGCCGATGTGAACAAGATCTATGCCTCGCACGATCTCTCTTTCGACGCCGCCTGGTTTCCGGTCTTTTATATTTTATCGAGACAGGAAACGGTGTCCATCAGGGACATTTCTGACGAGCTGGGCATTTCCCATTCGGCAGTAAGCCAGTTGGTAAGCAGTCTGCAACAGAAAGGCCTTATTAAAACCGCTACAGCCGATGATGATGCGCGCAAAAAAGTAGTGGCCTTCACCACCAAAGGAAAAAAATTACAACAGCAGGTACAGCCGGTATGGGATGCGCTGCAACAGGCCATGGAAGCATTGGTGCAGGAAGGAAAACACAGCAAAACCATATTGACGGCTATTAGTGAAATAGAACAGGGCTTGCAAAACGAATCAGTTTTTAACCGGGTGCAATCTATGTTGCCCCATAAGTAA
- a CDS encoding nucleoside permease has protein sequence MKTKVGVLLCLMMFLEYFIWSAWYVSMSTYMKVHLGATDDAIGLTYGALALATMISPFFIGLIADRFFAAQKVMGLLHLLGAAMLLLATKISDSSVFYWVILVYSLLYMPTIALSNSIAFHQMTDPGKQFPWIRVFGTGGWIIAGLLVARLHIAETPSTFIMAAVVSAALGIISFVLPNTPPKGRAADASASRALGVEAFVLFKDKPYLIFFIAAVLVCIPLSFYYGFANLFLTESGMQESTGKMILGQVSEALFIIAIPFLFNTIGVKKMLLLGIIAWILRYAAFAFGNIDTNLWLLYAGIILHGVCYDFFFVTGYMYTEKKAGEKIKNAAQGLFTFATYGLGMVIGTWFSGKVAGAYTLSTTNAFTGKAGHNWLNIWLMPAYIAIAVLVYFILFFREKKQLHVAGEVS, from the coding sequence ATGAAAACCAAGGTCGGAGTTCTGTTGTGTTTAATGATGTTCCTGGAATATTTTATCTGGAGTGCCTGGTATGTATCAATGAGCACCTATATGAAAGTGCACCTTGGCGCCACCGATGACGCCATTGGTTTAACATATGGCGCGTTGGCGCTCGCCACCATGATCTCACCGTTCTTTATTGGATTGATTGCTGACCGTTTTTTTGCTGCTCAAAAAGTAATGGGCCTGTTACACCTGCTGGGCGCTGCGATGTTATTGCTCGCTACCAAAATTTCAGACAGCTCGGTTTTCTATTGGGTAATACTGGTGTATTCGCTGTTGTATATGCCCACCATTGCCCTATCCAACAGTATTGCATTCCATCAAATGACTGACCCGGGTAAACAGTTTCCCTGGATACGGGTTTTTGGAACCGGGGGCTGGATCATTGCCGGGTTATTGGTTGCCCGGCTGCATATTGCAGAAACACCTTCCACTTTTATTATGGCTGCCGTGGTTTCGGCTGCATTGGGAATAATAAGCTTTGTTTTACCTAATACCCCGCCTAAAGGAAGGGCTGCAGATGCTTCAGCATCCAGGGCCCTGGGTGTGGAGGCATTCGTATTATTTAAAGACAAGCCCTATCTGATCTTCTTTATTGCGGCTGTACTGGTTTGTATTCCGCTGTCATTTTATTATGGCTTTGCCAACCTTTTCCTAACAGAATCGGGTATGCAGGAATCTACCGGCAAAATGATCCTGGGTCAGGTTTCAGAAGCGCTGTTTATTATAGCCATTCCGTTTTTGTTTAATACCATTGGGGTAAAGAAAATGTTGTTGCTGGGCATCATTGCCTGGATCTTGCGTTATGCAGCATTTGCCTTTGGTAACATCGATACCAATCTATGGTTGTTATATGCCGGAATTATCCTGCATGGAGTTTGTTACGATTTCTTTTTTGTAACGGGCTATATGTATACAGAAAAGAAGGCAGGCGAAAAGATCAAGAATGCGGCACAGGGCTTATTTACATTTGCCACGTATGGTCTTGGTATGGTGATTGGCACCTGGTTTTCAGGTAAAGTTGCCGGTGCGTATACCCTGTCAACCACCAATGCGTTCACCGGAAAAGCAGGTCATAACTGGCTTAACATCTGGCTGATGCCTGCTTATATTGCCATCGCTGTGCTGGTATACTTTATATTGTTTTTCAGGGAGAAGAAACAGCTGCATGTTGCGGGGGAAGTTTCTTAA
- a CDS encoding Gfo/Idh/MocA family protein: MARIAMLGSGFIGRFYADSLQGYRSRDKIVSIYSRRTESAKRFAEDYNVAHHTTNMEEAIAHPDVDIVCIALPNNLHEAAVMLCCLHRKAVMTTKPLGRNGDEAKRMLQAVEQAGIFNGYLEDLVYTPKFIKALESVKEGALGRILWAKSRETHPGPHSDWFWDLEQAGGGCILDLGCHCVEITRSYIGKDIRPVEVMCWADTQVKPIDAEDHAIGLVKYENGAIGQFEVSWTFRGGLDLRDEVMGSEGTIWINSFLRTGFDMFTSGKGANYVAEKAESNTGWLFPVGDELNELGYNHMFMDMFNAMEADQDPKETFYDGYVVNCILDAAYRSAKSKLWEPVQLDIWRGKTGVTKDSHLTEYDAEHYLVKEEITHYGAKKVILKNKQTGKIVERVME; encoded by the coding sequence ATGGCACGTATAGCAATGCTCGGTTCAGGCTTTATTGGCCGGTTTTATGCCGACTCTTTACAAGGGTACAGAAGCCGCGATAAAATTGTAAGTATCTATTCGCGCCGTACCGAAAGCGCTAAACGGTTTGCTGAAGATTACAACGTAGCGCACCATACCACCAATATGGAGGAAGCCATTGCGCATCCCGATGTTGACATTGTATGTATTGCCCTGCCCAATAACCTGCACGAAGCAGCCGTAATGCTTTGCTGTCTGCACCGCAAAGCAGTGATGACCACCAAGCCGCTTGGCCGCAATGGCGATGAGGCAAAGCGTATGTTGCAGGCCGTTGAACAGGCAGGTATTTTCAATGGCTACCTCGAAGACCTTGTGTATACTCCCAAATTCATAAAAGCGCTGGAGAGTGTGAAAGAAGGCGCCCTGGGCCGCATTTTATGGGCCAAGTCAAGAGAAACGCACCCTGGCCCCCATAGCGACTGGTTCTGGGATCTGGAACAGGCGGGCGGCGGTTGCATCCTCGACCTTGGCTGCCATTGCGTGGAGATTACCCGCAGTTATATTGGAAAAGATATAAGACCGGTGGAGGTAATGTGCTGGGCCGATACCCAGGTAAAACCCATCGATGCGGAAGACCACGCCATTGGTCTGGTAAAATACGAGAACGGCGCCATCGGCCAGTTTGAAGTAAGCTGGACCTTCCGCGGCGGGCTCGACCTGCGCGATGAAGTAATGGGTTCCGAAGGCACCATCTGGATAAACAGCTTTCTGCGTACCGGTTTCGATATGTTCACCAGCGGCAAAGGCGCCAATTACGTAGCCGAAAAAGCCGAAAGCAACACCGGTTGGTTATTTCCGGTAGGCGACGAGCTGAATGAACTGGGGTACAACCATATGTTCATGGACATGTTCAATGCTATGGAAGCCGATCAGGATCCTAAAGAAACTTTTTACGATGGTTATGTGGTGAATTGCATCCTGGATGCAGCCTACCGCTCGGCAAAAAGCAAATTGTGGGAGCCGGTACAGCTCGACATCTGGCGGGGAAAAACCGGGGTTACCAAAGACAGCCACCTTACCGAGTACGATGCCGAGCATTACCTGGTAAAAGAAGAAATAACCCATTATGGTGCAAAAAAGGTTATTCTGAAAAATAAACAAACCGGAAAAATCGTTGAAAGGGTGATGGAATAA
- a CDS encoding OmpH family outer membrane protein, whose translation MKRQFVAIVVIFTIGLLANAIQANAQNKIGYISLQELVANMPEYKKAQGDMQEYQKALVQQGNDYQQAFIDKQKQYVIDSLKMTAPVKEVKRKELNDLYVKWTNFVQQEAQQMMNQHEQELLAPIQDKAVQTSQAVAKENGYAYILPKEQLIAFPSADDILPLVYKKLNITPTKDAAPADAPAPAPAAPKKN comes from the coding sequence ATGAAGAGGCAATTTGTAGCAATAGTTGTGATTTTTACCATTGGTTTGCTGGCAAACGCCATCCAGGCAAATGCCCAAAATAAAATAGGATATATCAGCCTGCAGGAACTGGTAGCCAACATGCCCGAGTACAAAAAAGCACAGGGCGATATGCAGGAATACCAGAAAGCCCTGGTTCAACAGGGAAATGATTACCAACAGGCATTTATAGATAAACAAAAACAATATGTAATTGACTCTTTAAAAATGACCGCTCCTGTAAAGGAAGTTAAGCGCAAAGAGTTGAATGACCTGTATGTTAAATGGACCAACTTTGTTCAACAGGAAGCCCAGCAAATGATGAACCAGCACGAGCAGGAGCTGTTGGCGCCCATCCAGGACAAAGCCGTTCAAACTTCACAGGCGGTGGCAAAAGAAAATGGCTACGCTTACATTCTGCCTAAAGAGCAACTGATCGCTTTCCCTTCAGCAGATGATATTTTACCGCTGGTGTACAAGAAACTGAACATTACACCAACGAAAGATGCAGCCCCTGCCGATGCACCGGCGCCTGCACCTGCTGCACCAAAAAAGAACTAA
- a CDS encoding phospho-sugar mutase — MDDAIMQRVQVWKDGNYDDAAKQEIARLEKENPTELADAFYRNLEFGTGGLRGIMGIGTNRINKYTVGSATQGFANYLNKTYPGGTIRIAIAHDSRNNSRQFAEITANVMAANGIKVFLFEALRPTPELSFTIRQLGCQGGVVCTASHNPKEYNGYKAYWNDGGQLVPPHDKNVIKEVEAIASVDEVKWSGGEANISIIGKDMDKQYIDMVKSLSVYPEVITRQRDLKIVYTPIHGTGIMLVPEVLQRFGFTNVHIVEEQAKPDGNFPTVVYPNPEESEAMSIGLKKAKELDADILLGTDPDADRVGIAIKDKQGNWVLMNGNQTAVLAFNYIIEARKAKGIAQQNDFVCKTIVTTDMIDRIAAENNVKCYNVLTGFKWIAELIKEKEASEHYTIGGEESYGLMIGSQLRDKDAVSAVALLCEMAAYEKDKGRSLFEKLIDLYVQYGYYKEHLISITKKGMNGQKEIAEMMDGYRNNPPSTINGSPVVQLLDYDLRKGKNLQTGEEWPITLPVSNVLQFILADGSKISARPSGTEPKIKFYFSVNTTIKSAAEFDSIQVKGDLDKKIQGIISDMGLK; from the coding sequence ATGGATGATGCAATTATGCAGCGCGTTCAGGTTTGGAAGGACGGAAATTATGACGATGCCGCCAAACAGGAAATTGCCAGGCTTGAAAAAGAGAATCCCACAGAACTGGCCGATGCTTTTTACCGCAACCTGGAATTTGGTACAGGTGGTTTGCGTGGTATTATGGGCATTGGAACAAACCGCATTAACAAATATACGGTTGGAAGCGCCACCCAGGGCTTTGCCAACTACCTGAATAAAACCTATCCCGGTGGCACTATTCGCATTGCCATTGCACACGACAGCCGCAACAACAGCCGCCAGTTTGCAGAGATCACTGCCAATGTAATGGCCGCCAACGGCATCAAGGTATTTTTGTTTGAAGCCTTGCGCCCCACCCCCGAATTAAGTTTTACCATTCGCCAGCTGGGCTGCCAGGGCGGCGTGGTATGTACCGCTTCGCATAATCCGAAAGAATACAACGGTTATAAAGCATACTGGAACGACGGTGGTCAACTGGTGCCGCCGCACGACAAAAACGTCATAAAAGAAGTGGAAGCCATTGCCTCGGTAGATGAGGTGAAATGGAGTGGGGGCGAAGCCAATATTTCCATCATTGGCAAGGATATGGACAAGCAGTACATAGACATGGTGAAGAGCCTGAGCGTTTATCCCGAGGTAATCACCCGTCAGCGCGACCTGAAAATTGTTTATACACCCATACATGGTACCGGTATTATGCTGGTGCCCGAAGTACTGCAACGCTTTGGTTTTACCAATGTGCATATTGTAGAAGAGCAGGCTAAACCCGATGGTAATTTCCCTACAGTGGTTTACCCTAATCCTGAGGAAAGCGAGGCTATGAGCATTGGTTTGAAAAAAGCAAAGGAACTGGATGCCGATATTTTACTGGGAACCGATCCCGATGCAGACCGCGTTGGTATTGCCATTAAAGACAAACAGGGCAACTGGGTGTTGATGAATGGTAACCAAACCGCCGTGCTGGCCTTCAATTATATCATTGAAGCCCGTAAGGCCAAAGGCATTGCCCAGCAAAACGACTTTGTGTGCAAAACCATTGTGACCACGGACATGATCGACCGCATTGCGGCTGAAAATAATGTAAAATGCTACAATGTATTGACCGGGTTTAAATGGATCGCCGAACTGATCAAGGAAAAAGAGGCCAGCGAACATTACACCATAGGCGGGGAAGAAAGCTACGGCTTAATGATCGGAAGCCAGTTACGCGATAAAGACGCGGTATCTGCCGTGGCCCTGCTATGCGAAATGGCTGCCTACGAAAAAGACAAAGGCAGAAGCCTGTTTGAAAAACTGATTGACCTGTACGTACAATACGGTTATTATAAAGAGCATTTGATCTCCATCACCAAGAAGGGCATGAATGGCCAAAAGGAAATTGCCGAAATGATGGATGGTTACCGGAACAACCCGCCATCTACCATCAACGGTTCTCCCGTGGTACAACTGCTCGATTATGATTTGCGTAAAGGGAAAAACCTGCAAACAGGAGAGGAGTGGCCCATTACCCTGCCTGTTTCAAACGTGCTGCAATTTATTCTGGCCGATGGCAGTAAGATCTCTGCCCGCCCCAGCGGTACCGAGCCCAAGATCAAATTCTATTTCAGCGTAAATACCACCATTAAAAGCGCTGCGGAGTTTGATTCTATCCAGGTAAAGGGCGACCTTGATAAGAAAATTCAGGGTATTATCAGCGATATGGGTTTGAAATAA
- a CDS encoding phosphoribosyltransferase family protein, producing the protein MSRNYILDKETVARKLQRMAYEIVENNLDEKEIILAGIRENGSVIARNIEQLLHAINSNIKIWNIEIALDKKAPHDIKLSGETDFTDKVIIVVDDVANSGRTMLYAIKPFLAYLPKKIQTLALVERTHKAYPVSTDYVGLSVATTLQEHIFVEVEGEVVSGAYME; encoded by the coding sequence ATGTCGCGTAATTATATCCTCGATAAAGAAACAGTAGCCCGGAAATTACAACGGATGGCCTATGAGATCGTAGAAAACAACCTCGACGAAAAGGAGATCATTCTTGCCGGCATCCGCGAAAACGGCAGCGTAATTGCCCGCAACATAGAGCAACTGTTACATGCAATAAATAGCAATATCAAGATCTGGAATATCGAGATCGCCCTTGATAAAAAGGCGCCCCACGACATAAAACTGAGCGGGGAAACTGATTTTACCGATAAAGTGATCATTGTAGTGGATGATGTGGCCAACAGCGGCCGCACCATGTTATATGCCATCAAACCGTTTCTGGCGTACCTGCCTAAAAAGATCCAGACGCTGGCGCTGGTGGAGCGCACGCACAAGGCCTATCCTGTTAGCACGGATTATGTGGGTTTGTCGGTAGCTACTACGTTGCAGGAGCATATTTTTGTTGAGGTGGAAGGGGAGGTTGTGAGTGGAGCTTATATGGAGTAA
- a CDS encoding 4Fe-4S dicluster domain-containing protein translates to MSYIPQILFIIISAVAIWFFSKKIMTIRRNILLGKDADFSDRTGDRWRNVLLLAFGQKKMFRNPLVAVLHFFVYAGFIIINIEVLEIVIDGVFGTHRIFSGAGVVYPYLINAFEFLALTVLVGCAIFLIRRNVVKVKRLASPDLDGWPRSDANYILITEIVLMSLFLTMNSADTLLQQRGYGHYGEHVTGNFIFSSLLHPLLGGLSDNALVGIERTCWWLHILGIFAFLNYLPFSKHLHIILAFPNAYFARLQPMGKMSNMPAIQNEVLYAMQPELAPANATPPDKFGAKDVPDLSWRNVLDAYSCTECGRCSAACPATITGKKLSPRKIMMATRDRAEDIGKNIDQNGEFKDDGKTLLHDYISVEELRACTTCNSCVQECPVSISPLEIILELRRSLIMEESNAPQEWNAMFSNVENNFAPWKFSPDDRDKWVSEMG, encoded by the coding sequence ATGTCATATATACCACAGATACTATTCATCATCATTTCGGCGGTAGCCATTTGGTTTTTTAGTAAAAAGATAATGACTATACGCCGCAACATTCTATTAGGTAAGGATGCCGACTTCAGCGACCGTACCGGCGACCGGTGGCGTAATGTGTTGCTGCTGGCGTTCGGACAAAAAAAGATGTTTCGCAATCCCCTGGTGGCTGTGCTGCACTTTTTTGTTTATGCAGGTTTCATTATTATTAATATAGAGGTACTGGAGATCGTTATAGATGGCGTATTTGGTACTCACCGTATATTTTCCGGGGCTGGTGTCGTTTATCCATACCTGATCAATGCATTTGAATTCCTGGCCCTGACGGTGCTGGTGGGTTGTGCTATTTTTCTTATAAGAAGAAATGTGGTGAAAGTAAAACGCCTTGCCAGTCCCGACCTGGATGGCTGGCCGCGCAGCGATGCCAATTATATCCTTATTACCGAGATCGTACTGATGTCGCTTTTCCTAACCATGAACTCGGCCGATACGCTGTTACAGCAACGTGGGTACGGACATTACGGGGAACACGTCACCGGTAATTTTATCTTCTCTTCGCTGTTGCATCCCTTGCTGGGCGGCCTTAGCGATAATGCCCTGGTGGGTATTGAAAGAACCTGCTGGTGGTTACACATTCTGGGCATCTTTGCATTCTTGAATTATCTCCCTTTCAGCAAACATCTGCATATTATCCTGGCGTTTCCCAATGCATATTTTGCCCGGCTGCAGCCTATGGGTAAAATGAGTAACATGCCCGCCATTCAAAACGAAGTGTTGTATGCCATGCAGCCTGAACTGGCGCCGGCCAATGCTACGCCGCCCGACAAATTTGGCGCAAAAGATGTTCCGGACCTCAGCTGGCGCAATGTGCTGGATGCTTATTCCTGTACGGAATGTGGCCGCTGCAGTGCGGCTTGTCCTGCTACCATAACCGGTAAAAAATTATCGCCCCGTAAGATCATGATGGCTACCCGCGACCGGGCTGAAGACATTGGGAAGAACATAGATCAGAACGGTGAGTTTAAAGATGATGGTAAAACCCTTCTGCACGATTATATTTCAGTAGAAGAATTACGCGCCTGCACTACCTGCAACAGTTGTGTACAGGAATGCCCGGTTAGCATCAGTCCGTTGGAAATTATCCTCGAACTGCGCCGTTCACTTATTATGGAAGAAAGCAATGCCCCGCAGGAATGGAACGCCATGTTCAGTAACGTGGAAAATAACTTTGCTCCCTGGAAGTTTAGTCCGGACGATAGGGATAAATGGGTAAGCGAAATGGGATAA